One Tamandua tetradactyla isolate mTamTet1 chromosome 19, mTamTet1.pri, whole genome shotgun sequence genomic region harbors:
- the LOC143663308 gene encoding sulfotransferase 1 family member D1, which translates to MDQQDIFRRELVDVQDVPLFWSMAQEWSQVESFEARPDDLLIATYPKSGTTWISEILDLIYNNGNAEKCKRDAIYIRVPFMELIIPGIENGIEQLKSMQSPRLVKTHLPVQLLPSSFWKNDCKMIYVARNAKDVAVSYYYFYQMAKMHPEPGTWEEFLDKFMSGKVCFGSWYDHVKGWWEKRKDYQILYLFYEDMKEDPKGELQKLLKFLEKDLPEEIMDKILYHSSFDVMKRNPSANYTTVSANEMDHSVSPFMRKGISGDWKNQFTVAQYERFEEDYEKKMSGSTLKFRSEI; encoded by the exons ATGGACCAGCAGGATATCTTCAGGAGGGAGTTGGTCGATGTTCAAGATGTGCCCCTCTTTTGGAGCATGGCTCAGGAGTGGTCCCAGGTGGAGTCTTTTGAGGCCCGACCAGATGACCTTCTGATCGCCACCTACCCCAAATCTG gaacaaCCTGGATCAGTGAAATATTGGATTTGATCTATAACAATGGGAATGCAGAGAAATGTAAAAGGGATGCAATATACATACGAGTGCCATTCATGGAATTGATAATTCCCGGAATCGAAAATG GCATTGAACAGTTGAAAAGCATGCAGTCGCCTCGATTAGTGAAAACACACCTACCTGTCCAACTTCTCCCTTCTTCATTTTGGAAGAATGACTGCAAG ATGATTTATGTGGCTCGGAATGCCAAAGATGTGGCTgtctcttactattatttctACCAGATGGCAAAAATGCACCCAGAGCCTGGCACCTGGGAGGAGTTCCTGGACAAATTCATGTCTGGGAAGG TGTGCTTTGGTTCCTGGTATGACCATGTAAAAGGGTGGTGGGAGAAGAGGAAAGACTATCAGATCCTTTACCTGTTCTATGAAGACATGAAGGAG GATCCAAAGGGTGAACTTCAGAAGTTATTAAAGTTCCTAGAGAAGGACCTGCCAGAAGAAATCATGGATAAAATCCTCTATCATAGCTCTTTCGATGTGATGAAACGGAACCCCAGTGCAAATTATACCACCGTGTCAGCCAATGAAATGGACCATTCTGTGTCTCCCTTCATGAGAAAGG gtatttcagGAGACTGGAAGAATCAATTCACTGTAGCCCAGTATGAGAGATTTGAAGAagattatgaaaagaaaatgagtgGGTCTACCTTAAAGTTTCGATCAGAGATCTGA